In Kiritimatiellia bacterium, one genomic interval encodes:
- the pabB gene encoding aminodeoxychorismate synthase component I, which yields MPAWSLFQSPAAVLAADRLSDVCPVLREVERAAQRGRWCAGYVAYEAAPAFDPALQTHAPLALPLAWFAIFEDIRAGELPNAPAPPLLPVPFLDEASFARRVAVIKDAIARGETYQVNFTFPLTAEDEAPAEARFARMIRAQQCAYGALIETPEWSLCSASPELFFAREGTTIRCKPMKGTARRGRWPEEDESHRSRLATSEKDRAENVMIVDMVRNDLGRIARIGSVRVESLFDVERLPTVWQMTSTVTAQTDAGLDSVFSALFPCASVTGAPKVQTMRIIRDVESGPRGVYTGAIGFVGPGGNARFNVAIRTLVRLHGRYARYDVGSGIVWDSDPRREYAECLAKARVLSEDPDFRLFTSLRWDPREGAALLDRHFERLCRSAEHFGRPFDSARARLRFEEAARVFPAEPRRVRVELSADGEIAITHAPLPFSVPQRIALAREPIDVDTPFVFHKTSRREHYDRFLAMHPGADDVLLWNERGEITETAIANVAFFRSGQWVTPPVACGLLAGVMRAELLARGDWVEGRILKSDVRAGETIELANAVRGRWRGQLIES from the coding sequence ATGCCGGCCTGGAGCCTCTTCCAGTCCCCGGCCGCCGTCCTCGCCGCCGATCGGCTCTCCGACGTTTGCCCGGTCCTGCGCGAGGTGGAACGCGCCGCCCAGCGCGGCCGGTGGTGCGCCGGCTACGTCGCATATGAGGCAGCTCCCGCATTCGATCCCGCGCTGCAGACCCACGCACCGCTCGCCCTGCCCCTCGCATGGTTCGCCATTTTCGAGGACATCCGAGCGGGCGAACTTCCCAACGCGCCGGCACCTCCCCTCCTCCCGGTCCCATTCTTGGATGAAGCCTCGTTTGCCCGCCGCGTCGCCGTAATCAAGGACGCCATCGCCCGCGGAGAAACCTATCAGGTCAATTTCACGTTTCCGCTGACGGCGGAGGATGAAGCCCCCGCCGAAGCGCGATTCGCGCGCATGATTCGGGCGCAGCAATGCGCCTACGGCGCGCTCATCGAGACCCCGGAATGGAGCCTCTGCTCGGCCTCGCCAGAACTCTTCTTCGCGCGCGAGGGAACAACCATTCGATGCAAACCCATGAAGGGAACAGCCCGGCGCGGACGGTGGCCGGAGGAAGACGAATCCCACCGCAGCCGCCTCGCCACCTCCGAAAAAGATCGCGCGGAAAACGTAATGATCGTCGACATGGTCCGCAACGACCTCGGGCGGATCGCCCGAATCGGCTCGGTTCGAGTCGAAAGCCTCTTCGACGTCGAACGTCTGCCCACGGTGTGGCAGATGACTTCAACAGTCACTGCGCAGACCGATGCCGGACTCGATTCTGTCTTTTCCGCCCTCTTTCCGTGCGCATCTGTCACCGGAGCGCCCAAGGTGCAGACCATGCGTATAATACGGGATGTCGAATCCGGCCCTCGAGGCGTGTACACCGGTGCAATCGGATTCGTTGGCCCCGGCGGCAACGCCCGCTTCAATGTGGCGATCCGGACGCTTGTTCGGCTCCACGGCCGTTACGCGCGGTACGACGTCGGCAGCGGTATCGTCTGGGACTCGGACCCGCGGCGCGAATACGCTGAGTGTCTCGCCAAGGCGCGCGTGCTTTCCGAAGACCCCGATTTCAGGCTTTTCACGTCGCTTCGCTGGGATCCGCGGGAAGGCGCAGCGCTCCTCGATCGCCACTTCGAGCGCCTTTGCCGCTCTGCCGAACACTTCGGGCGCCCCTTCGATTCCGCGCGAGCGCGGCTGCGCTTTGAGGAGGCTGCCCGCGTCTTTCCCGCAGAGCCGCGCCGCGTCCGAGTTGAGTTAAGCGCGGATGGCGAGATCGCCATCACCCATGCGCCGCTTCCGTTCTCGGTCCCGCAACGGATCGCCCTCGCGCGCGAACCGATCGATGTCGACACTCCGTTCGTCTTTCACAAGACCTCCCGCCGCGAACACTACGACCGCTTCCTTGCGATGCATCCCGGCGCGGACGATGTGCTGCTGTGGAACGAGCGCGGCGAAATCACGGAGACGGCCATCGCGAATGTTGCCTTTTTCCGCAGCGGCCAATGGGTGACACCACCGGTGGCCTGTGGCCTCCTCGCTGGCGTGATGCGCGCTGAATTGCTCGCGCGCGGCGACTGGGTCGAAGGCCGTATCTTGAAATCGGACGTTCGGGCCGGCGAGACGATCGAATTGGCGAATGCCGTGCGCGGCCGCTGGCGCGGCCAGTTGATCGAATCATGA
- the thrS gene encoding threonine--tRNA ligase, with product MTMDPASFLYRMRHSAAHVMAAAVRRLFGPDVQLDIGPPTEDGFYYDFDLTHRLGPEDFPAIEAEMAKIIAENQPFERIEVSRDEARALIEGMKQRYKLERLADIPEGEVITFYRNGEFIDLCRGPHVASTGEIRAFKLLSVAGSYYRGRETNPMLQRIYATAFPTQEELEAHLKRLEEAKQRDHRKLGRELDLFSIQEEVGPGLIHWHPNGARVRAIIEEFWRREHFRAGYDLLYTPHTGRSLLWEISGHLGFYRNSMYAPMKIDENEYFIKPMNCPFHIQIYKSRKRSYRDLPLRWAELGTVYRYEKAGVLHGLLRVRGFTQDDAHIFCTPEQIESEIVRVIRFSNFIWKTFGFTDITAYLATRPSESVGDEAQWRRATESLEHALKTESIPYEVDEGGGAFYGPKIDMKVRDCIGREWQCTTIQFDFNLPERFQLEYIGPDNQPHRPYMVHRALFGSLERFFGILVEQYAGAFPVWLAPEQVRVLPITDAQNEAAERVAEQLRIDDIRVTVDRRPEKIGARIRDAQLEKIPYMLIVGAREAAAGTVAVRARGHGDLGAMSLEVFRARIKQEVAERALSIQPVALPA from the coding sequence ATGACGATGGATCCGGCCAGTTTCCTCTACCGGATGCGTCATAGTGCGGCCCATGTCATGGCCGCAGCCGTCCGCCGGTTGTTCGGCCCCGACGTTCAGCTCGACATCGGCCCCCCGACGGAGGACGGATTCTACTACGACTTCGATTTGACCCACCGGCTCGGTCCCGAGGATTTTCCCGCCATTGAAGCGGAAATGGCGAAGATCATCGCGGAAAATCAGCCCTTTGAGCGGATCGAGGTCAGCCGGGACGAGGCGCGGGCGCTCATCGAAGGCATGAAGCAGCGATACAAGCTGGAACGCCTCGCGGACATTCCGGAAGGAGAGGTCATCACTTTTTATCGAAACGGAGAGTTCATCGATCTCTGCCGCGGCCCGCATGTGGCGTCCACCGGCGAGATTCGCGCCTTCAAGCTTCTTTCCGTGGCCGGGTCCTACTATCGCGGGCGCGAAACGAACCCGATGCTGCAGCGAATCTACGCCACGGCCTTCCCGACACAGGAGGAACTCGAAGCGCATCTGAAGCGTCTCGAGGAGGCCAAACAGCGGGACCATCGAAAACTCGGCCGCGAGCTGGACCTGTTCAGCATCCAGGAGGAGGTCGGCCCCGGACTCATCCATTGGCATCCAAACGGCGCGCGCGTCCGCGCGATCATCGAGGAATTCTGGCGGCGCGAACATTTCCGGGCCGGCTATGACCTGCTCTACACCCCCCACACCGGCCGAAGCCTGTTGTGGGAAATTTCGGGTCATCTCGGTTTCTACCGCAATAGCATGTATGCGCCGATGAAGATCGATGAGAACGAGTATTTCATCAAACCGATGAACTGCCCGTTCCACATCCAGATTTACAAAAGCCGAAAGCGCTCGTACCGCGATCTGCCCCTGCGCTGGGCCGAACTGGGCACAGTCTACCGTTATGAAAAGGCCGGTGTGCTCCACGGCCTCCTGCGCGTGCGCGGATTCACCCAGGACGACGCCCACATCTTCTGCACCCCCGAGCAGATTGAATCGGAAATCGTCCGCGTCATCCGGTTCTCCAACTTCATCTGGAAGACCTTCGGCTTCACGGACATCACCGCCTATCTCGCGACCCGTCCGAGCGAAAGCGTGGGGGATGAAGCGCAGTGGCGGCGCGCCACCGAATCGCTGGAACACGCGCTGAAGACCGAATCGATTCCCTATGAAGTGGACGAGGGCGGCGGCGCGTTTTATGGCCCGAAAATCGACATGAAGGTGCGCGACTGCATCGGGCGCGAATGGCAGTGCACCACCATCCAGTTCGATTTCAACCTGCCCGAACGGTTTCAGCTCGAATACATCGGTCCTGACAACCAGCCGCACCGGCCCTACATGGTCCACCGCGCCCTTTTCGGGAGCCTCGAGCGGTTCTTCGGCATCCTCGTCGAACAATATGCCGGCGCGTTTCCGGTCTGGCTGGCGCCGGAACAGGTGCGCGTGCTGCCGATCACCGATGCGCAAAACGAAGCCGCCGAGCGCGTCGCCGAGCAACTCCGCATCGACGATATCCGGGTCACGGTCGACCGACGACCGGAGAAAATCGGCGCGCGGATACGCGACGCGCAACTCGAAAAGATCCCCTACATGCTGATCGTCGGCGCGCGCGAAGCCGCCGCCGGAACAGTAGCAGTCCGCGCGCGCGGACACGGCGACCTGGGCGCCATGTCGCTTGAGGTTTTCCGGGCGCGCATCAAACAGGAGGTGGCAGAGCGCGCCCTGTCGATCCAGCCCGTCGCACTGCCGGCTTGA
- a CDS encoding MYG1 family protein: protein MPHHRLIVVASEQIWPNLYSIEWLVGEPAGLASLEILHTADAHRSIQPARRLQRLVERNHSGTVVHMHPIDMQPARLYEKMASIVAGDPKARWVVNLTGGNKLIAIGLSQAVGKVPAQFIYREIDGAWYEFRRENGLLTGFPIAIPEDRVNSLPLDELLSLHFSTQHDVRWEGRDPRCLPLEQLFRAAYSNEWDWRDAFQTCGLGDAGAAAGALFEEVIAALASAFQPASIWLNAKAITAEGRVETELDVVTHDSGIIVYLDCKLALQEDKAALIQQIRDAGSALRALGGSNARGVLIRPNCTFDDIQRSYAASLNLAVIDRSRFTSIVEELARIYRKPVPDALRGLNEFLRTQPAPPSRPSRPTSEESPPEEIPGILNADRWSDQTLTRNQRTWTAVWVTPNILYVRHYEPESALDRHILTRRAENYWGQFGQILDLSLARRGLTLRLLLKVRANNLGLLENTLRRMQGNFSLAGNGPIRPPDARPRRIITHSGNAHADEIAAILVALAADDRIMEIRRVREVSEDELRDPTTYVVDIGRRHDRNLKNFDHHQFPAEPSTCSFLLMLEHFELLDDAKRYWPWIETFARIDAIGAATVAQTAGFPAERLNDLLANPIELAFTSYFSQIDRLEGHHPFFRALVDMGKRLVSDLKSCRREEDRLAPLVRTLEWSPGARAIVIPSARHVPPAVYSAVSRILVRERCPDARAIVAEDPRGEGWAIMRLDTCPPESLDFRRLQGDPSIVFVHASGFLATTRAMLPDNLLCELLRRADIDRHRPS from the coding sequence ATGCCCCATCATCGGCTCATAGTCGTCGCAAGCGAGCAGATCTGGCCCAACCTCTACAGCATCGAATGGCTGGTTGGCGAACCGGCGGGTCTCGCCTCGCTCGAAATCCTCCACACGGCCGACGCCCATCGCTCGATCCAACCCGCCCGGCGTCTGCAACGGTTGGTGGAGCGCAACCACAGCGGCACGGTCGTCCACATGCACCCGATCGACATGCAGCCGGCCCGACTCTACGAAAAAATGGCGTCCATCGTGGCTGGCGATCCCAAAGCCCGGTGGGTGGTCAACCTCACGGGCGGCAACAAGCTGATCGCAATCGGCCTTTCGCAGGCGGTCGGGAAGGTCCCGGCTCAGTTCATCTATCGCGAAATTGACGGCGCGTGGTACGAATTCCGCCGAGAGAACGGCCTGTTGACTGGCTTTCCGATCGCCATTCCCGAAGATCGGGTCAATTCGCTGCCTCTGGACGAGCTGCTTTCTCTGCATTTCTCAACCCAGCACGATGTTCGCTGGGAGGGCCGCGACCCCCGCTGCCTTCCGCTGGAACAGCTTTTCCGGGCCGCCTACTCGAATGAGTGGGATTGGCGCGACGCATTCCAGACCTGCGGTCTCGGCGACGCGGGCGCCGCCGCAGGCGCGCTCTTTGAGGAGGTGATTGCCGCGCTCGCCTCCGCGTTCCAGCCTGCAAGCATCTGGCTAAATGCGAAGGCGATCACCGCCGAAGGGCGGGTCGAGACGGAGTTGGACGTTGTCACGCACGATTCCGGCATCATCGTCTACTTGGATTGCAAACTTGCCCTCCAGGAGGACAAGGCCGCGCTGATTCAACAAATTCGCGATGCCGGCTCCGCTCTGCGCGCGCTCGGAGGCAGTAATGCCCGCGGCGTATTGATTCGGCCCAACTGCACATTCGACGACATCCAGCGCTCTTATGCCGCATCGCTCAATCTCGCTGTGATCGATCGGAGCCGATTCACATCCATCGTTGAAGAGCTTGCGCGGATCTATAGAAAGCCCGTTCCCGACGCCTTACGCGGGTTGAACGAGTTTCTGCGCACGCAACCGGCCCCCCCCTCGCGGCCGTCCCGGCCGACCTCGGAGGAATCGCCGCCGGAAGAAATTCCCGGCATTTTGAATGCCGACCGATGGTCCGACCAGACCCTGACCCGAAATCAACGAACATGGACGGCCGTCTGGGTTACCCCGAACATCCTATACGTTCGCCACTACGAGCCCGAATCCGCTCTCGACCGACATATCCTAACCCGGAGGGCGGAAAATTATTGGGGGCAGTTCGGCCAAATTCTTGATCTCTCGCTGGCGCGTCGGGGGCTGACCCTCCGGCTGCTTCTCAAGGTCCGTGCCAACAATCTCGGCCTGCTGGAGAACACGTTGCGCAGGATGCAGGGCAATTTTTCGCTCGCAGGAAATGGGCCGATCCGGCCGCCGGACGCCCGACCGCGCCGGATCATCACCCATTCCGGAAACGCGCACGCGGATGAGATCGCCGCTATCCTCGTCGCCCTCGCCGCAGACGACCGGATCATGGAAATCCGCCGCGTGCGGGAAGTCTCAGAGGATGAGCTCCGGGATCCCACCACCTACGTGGTCGACATTGGACGCCGCCACGACCGGAATCTCAAAAATTTCGACCACCACCAGTTTCCCGCAGAGCCGTCCACTTGCTCGTTTTTGCTCATGCTCGAGCATTTCGAGCTGCTGGACGACGCGAAACGGTACTGGCCTTGGATCGAAACCTTCGCGCGGATCGACGCAATCGGCGCCGCAACCGTGGCGCAAACCGCCGGATTCCCTGCTGAGCGGCTCAACGACCTGCTGGCCAACCCGATCGAACTGGCCTTTACCAGCTATTTTTCCCAGATCGATCGCCTCGAAGGGCACCATCCATTTTTCCGCGCTCTCGTCGACATGGGAAAACGTCTGGTTAGCGACTTAAAAAGCTGTCGGCGCGAGGAAGATCGGCTGGCCCCCTTGGTTCGCACCCTCGAGTGGTCGCCTGGCGCCCGCGCAATCGTCATCCCCTCTGCTCGGCACGTCCCGCCCGCCGTCTACTCCGCTGTCTCCCGTATTCTCGTGCGGGAAAGATGCCCCGACGCGCGCGCAATCGTTGCCGAAGACCCGCGCGGCGAGGGCTGGGCCATCATGCGGCTCGATACCTGTCCACCCGAGTCGCTCGATTTTCGGAGACTTCAGGGCGACCCGTCCATCGTCTTCGTGCACGCGTCGGGATTCCTCGCCACGACGCGGGCCATGTTGCCCGATAACCTGCTGTGCGAACTGCTCCGCCGGGCGGACATCGACAGACACCGGCCTTCGTAG
- the cas2 gene encoding CRISPR-associated endonuclease Cas2, which yields MFDLPVETQKHRRAYARFRRELLKDGFIMLQLSVYARYCASEESSQIHRKRVREALPEEGHVRVVTLTDHQFGKMELYVGRKSKKPEDAPVQLEFF from the coding sequence ATGTTTGATTTGCCCGTCGAGACGCAGAAACATCGGCGGGCCTACGCGCGATTTCGGCGCGAACTGTTGAAGGACGGATTCATCATGCTTCAGTTGTCCGTCTATGCGCGCTATTGCGCCAGCGAGGAGTCCAGCCAGATTCACCGAAAGCGCGTTCGGGAAGCGCTGCCGGAGGAGGGACATGTGCGGGTCGTTACGCTGACAGACCATCAGTTCGGAAAAATGGAGCTGTATGTGGGAAGAAAATCGAAAAAACCCGAAGATGCGCCCGTCCAACTCGAGTTTTTTTAG
- a CDS encoding MBL fold metallo-hydrolase gives MRFTPLVASTFLSDGGTMFGLVPKAIWARRIQPDEQNRIPQHAHVLLVELDDGRCGLVDSGCGAAERFSEKEQRLHGLGPGWPLGDALRRAGKRPDDIHFVVLTHLHWDHAGSAYAFPRARFYIHALEWADAISGNPLLYKSYPRETIAPLESCEKILVEPDEAEVLPGIWMHRTSGHTRGHCAIRLAHPALELNHHAAAEFSGVTQALFCGDVCPMRHNLRMVFQTSYDTFPLDTRAWKREWLPRAAREGILLLFDHDPDLFGAVIREDEREEFVVEKALPACETPPS, from the coding sequence ATGCGCTTCACGCCGCTCGTCGCCTCCACCTTCCTCAGCGATGGCGGAACCATGTTTGGCCTCGTCCCAAAAGCCATCTGGGCCCGCAGGATTCAGCCAGACGAGCAGAACCGCATCCCGCAGCATGCCCACGTCCTGCTGGTGGAACTCGACGACGGCCGTTGCGGCCTTGTGGACTCGGGGTGCGGAGCCGCCGAGCGGTTCTCTGAGAAGGAGCAGCGACTGCACGGATTGGGGCCGGGCTGGCCCCTGGGCGACGCTCTTCGCCGGGCGGGGAAACGGCCGGACGACATCCATTTTGTCGTGCTCACCCACTTGCATTGGGACCATGCCGGCTCAGCCTACGCATTCCCGCGCGCGAGGTTTTACATACACGCCCTCGAGTGGGCGGATGCCATTTCGGGCAACCCGCTTCTCTACAAGTCCTACCCCCGCGAGACAATCGCGCCATTGGAATCGTGTGAGAAAATCCTCGTCGAGCCCGACGAAGCGGAAGTGCTGCCAGGCATCTGGATGCACCGGACCTCGGGCCACACCCGTGGCCACTGCGCAATTCGACTCGCCCACCCTGCGCTCGAGTTGAACCACCACGCCGCGGCGGAATTCTCCGGCGTCACCCAGGCGCTCTTCTGCGGCGATGTCTGCCCCATGCGCCACAACCTGCGCATGGTGTTCCAGACCAGCTACGACACGTTCCCGCTCGACACACGCGCGTGGAAACGCGAATGGCTGCCCCGGGCGGCCCGTGAAGGGATCCTCCTGCTGTTCGACCACGATCCGGATCTCTTCGGAGCCGTCATCCGCGAGGATGAGCGCGAGGAGTTCGTAGTCGAAAAGGCGCTTCCGGCCTGCGAAACTCCGCCGTCTTAG
- the proC gene encoding pyrroline-5-carboxylate reductase: MTDLLCTRVAFIGAGNMAEAMVSGLRRAGVPPENIRASDIRPEQLERFRRLFGVATYAANADAARDADVIVLAVKPQQMAAVLPELAPFSRVALFLSIAAGIPTARLEAALGSSARVVRAMPNTPALVGAGIAALCRGARATEGDLALAEALMRAVGKTVQVEEALMDAVTAISGSGPAYVFRIMESLERAAIAQGLPSEVARQLVLATIAGAGQLAERTGRAPAELRQQVTSKGGTTEAALREMEVRDLDGLFAAAVAAAVRRARELAAG, from the coding sequence ATGACTGACCTGCTTTGCACGCGTGTTGCCTTCATCGGCGCGGGGAACATGGCCGAGGCGATGGTGTCCGGCCTGCGGCGGGCGGGAGTTCCGCCGGAAAATATTCGAGCATCCGACATTCGGCCGGAGCAGCTCGAGCGATTTCGGCGCCTCTTCGGCGTGGCGACCTACGCTGCGAACGCGGATGCCGCTCGCGATGCGGACGTGATTGTCCTCGCTGTGAAACCGCAGCAGATGGCGGCGGTGCTTCCCGAACTCGCCCCCTTCTCGAGAGTTGCTCTTTTCCTCAGTATCGCCGCGGGGATCCCGACGGCGCGGCTTGAGGCGGCGCTGGGGTCCAGCGCCCGCGTGGTTCGCGCGATGCCAAATACTCCGGCGCTGGTGGGCGCGGGGATCGCGGCGCTCTGCCGCGGTGCAAGGGCCACCGAGGGCGATCTGGCGCTTGCCGAGGCGCTGATGCGCGCGGTCGGCAAAACCGTACAGGTCGAAGAGGCGCTAATGGACGCCGTAACCGCGATCAGCGGGAGCGGGCCCGCCTATGTCTTCCGCATCATGGAGAGTCTTGAGCGCGCGGCGATCGCGCAGGGGCTGCCCTCGGAGGTAGCGCGGCAACTTGTTCTTGCGACCATTGCCGGAGCTGGCCAGCTGGCGGAGCGGACGGGCCGGGCGCCCGCCGAGCTGCGCCAGCAGGTCACGTCCAAAGGCGGTACCACCGAGGCAGCGCTGCGCGAGATGGAGGTGAGAGATCTCGACGGTCTGTTCGCAGCGGCCGTTGCCGCGGCGGTCCGGCGCGCACGCGAACTGGCCGCGGGATAG
- a CDS encoding YggS family pyridoxal phosphate-dependent enzyme, translating to MSNGLSERLQRLEERIAAACARAGRSRRDITLVAVSKTHPPETISEAAALGLRVFGENKVQEARAKIPECPSHLEWHLIGHLQTNKAKWAVELFELIHSVDSERLVRTLEEEAAKRGRTVQVLLEVNVSGEASKFGLAPEAVRSVLDVANACPHVVVRGLMTMAPLVADPEKARPYFAKLRELRDRLARETGSPLEHLSMGMSGDFEPAIEEGATLIRIGTLLFGERRQTAND from the coding sequence ATGTCCAACGGGCTTTCGGAGCGTTTGCAACGCCTTGAAGAGCGGATCGCCGCGGCATGCGCGCGCGCGGGCCGTTCGCGGCGCGACATCACGCTAGTTGCGGTTTCGAAGACACATCCGCCCGAGACGATTTCGGAAGCCGCCGCGTTGGGTCTTCGCGTGTTCGGCGAGAACAAGGTGCAGGAAGCCCGCGCCAAGATTCCGGAGTGCCCTAGCCATCTCGAATGGCATTTGATCGGTCACCTCCAGACGAACAAGGCCAAGTGGGCCGTGGAGCTTTTTGAATTGATCCATTCGGTAGATTCAGAGCGGCTGGTGCGCACGCTCGAAGAGGAGGCGGCCAAGCGCGGCCGCACTGTACAAGTGTTGCTGGAGGTGAACGTTTCGGGCGAGGCGTCGAAGTTCGGCCTCGCGCCGGAAGCCGTCCGTTCTGTGCTGGACGTTGCGAATGCGTGTCCGCACGTCGTCGTAAGGGGCCTGATGACGATGGCGCCGTTAGTGGCCGATCCGGAGAAGGCCCGCCCGTATTTTGCAAAACTGCGCGAACTGCGCGACCGGCTCGCGCGCGAGACCGGCTCGCCGCTGGAGCACCTCTCGATGGGGATGAGTGGCGATTTCGAGCCGGCGATTGAGGAGGGTGCGACGTTGATCCGAATCGGCACGCTACTCTTTGGAGAACGGAGGCAGACGGCGAATGACTGA
- a CDS encoding YfcE family phosphodiesterase, producing the protein MHAAVQAPESCVRIGILSDTHSNIPRTCHAIDLLLTRGVHAILHCGDIGCEDTLLEMTTRCEAHSIPFYAVLGNVDEPEGWTWRLCGNMSIPLLLRIAFGAKQAVVLHGHRELELARAIGSGEFDYVFTGHTHMPRDERVGRTRVINPGAVHRAARPTVAVLDLAADSLAFITLDS; encoded by the coding sequence ATGCATGCCGCCGTGCAAGCCCCGGAATCCTGCGTGCGGATCGGAATCTTGTCCGACACGCACAGCAACATCCCGAGGACGTGCCATGCGATCGACCTGCTGCTCACCCGTGGCGTCCACGCGATCCTCCACTGCGGCGACATCGGCTGCGAAGACACTCTCCTAGAGATGACCACACGATGCGAGGCACACTCCATCCCCTTTTATGCGGTGCTCGGAAATGTTGATGAACCGGAGGGGTGGACCTGGCGCCTTTGCGGCAACATGTCGATTCCCCTCCTGCTGCGAATCGCCTTCGGCGCCAAACAGGCCGTCGTGCTGCACGGCCATCGGGAGCTTGAACTGGCCCGCGCGATCGGATCGGGCGAATTCGACTACGTGTTCACCGGCCACACCCACATGCCCCGCGATGAACGCGTGGGGCGGACGCGCGTCATCAATCCCGGCGCCGTCCACCGGGCCGCGCGCCCTACCGTGGCAGTGTTGGACCTCGCCGCGGACAGTCTCGCCTTCATAACCCTGGACTCTTGA
- the infC gene encoding translation initiation factor IF-3, which produces MRFSGRASNRRWQSAPCRSSPSHCRLEARGSSGRQLHHQHQGGIAIRNLIRINNQIRVPTVRLLDPDGQQIGIVPISEALARARQLNLDLVEIAPTAQPPVCRIMDFGKYKFEMAKKEREARRHQAGQRVKEVKFHPNVEDHDYQTKLRHIREFLEEGHRVKASLMFRGREQVHKEFGHQLMHRLMKDVEGIAKIERPPEDLGRFIVMMLAPSPAARRAAEQKAAQAKAASAPAAPQPSAPAPSTQSAARPAAPRPTSPTPAPASPRVPSPAPR; this is translated from the coding sequence TTGAGGTTTTCCGGGCGCGCATCAAACAGGAGGTGGCAGAGCGCGCCCTGTCGATCCAGCCCGTCGCACTGCCGGCTTGAAGCTCGTGGAAGCTCGGGACGCCAACTTCACCATCAACACCAGGGAGGTATCGCCATTCGCAACCTAATCCGCATCAACAACCAAATTCGTGTGCCGACCGTTCGCCTGCTCGACCCCGACGGCCAGCAGATCGGCATCGTGCCCATCTCAGAAGCCCTCGCGCGAGCGCGCCAGCTCAACCTCGACCTGGTCGAAATCGCGCCAACCGCCCAGCCGCCGGTTTGCCGAATCATGGATTTCGGCAAGTACAAGTTCGAAATGGCCAAGAAGGAAAGGGAGGCGCGCCGCCACCAGGCCGGCCAACGTGTCAAAGAGGTGAAATTCCACCCTAATGTCGAGGACCACGATTATCAGACGAAGCTCCGCCATATTCGCGAGTTCCTCGAAGAGGGGCATCGCGTCAAGGCGTCGCTGATGTTCCGCGGTCGGGAACAGGTCCACAAGGAATTTGGACACCAGCTCATGCACCGGCTGATGAAGGACGTCGAAGGCATCGCCAAAATCGAGCGACCGCCCGAGGACCTCGGCCGTTTCATCGTGATGATGCTCGCTCCAAGCCCGGCTGCCCGCCGCGCTGCTGAACAAAAAGCGGCTCAGGCCAAAGCGGCGTCCGCGCCCGCCGCTCCGCAACCTTCGGCGCCGGCCCCGTCGACGCAGTCCGCCGCCCGACCTGCCGCGCCCCGCCCGACCTCCCCAACGCCCGCGCCAGCTTCTCCGCGCGTGCCCTCGCCTGCACCCCGCTGA
- the cas1 gene encoding type II CRISPR-associated endonuclease Cas1 gives MTNRVIEISEGPVRLRIENGLLVVEKKDSEPRSIPLDDLAVLILATAQASYTHSVLSEAAKRNVAVVLFDEKSMPLALLAPLAGHSLHPQTLRLQIAALQSRPLVKRLWKGIIAAKVRAQGAVLQRLDGSDGGVALLARRVRSGDASNVEAQAARAYWPRLFRLESFRREPGAPIPPNHLLDYGYAVLRGILARAVVGAGLHPALGIHHRHRENACALADDLMEPFRPLVDETVARMVRSEGPELPLDRERKRRLIEPLLGRYTYREEQRTLFDIASMMAAQLVRIFAGDEADLEVPLVFG, from the coding sequence ATGACTAACCGCGTGATTGAAATCTCGGAAGGCCCCGTTCGGCTTCGGATCGAAAACGGCCTGCTGGTGGTTGAAAAAAAGGACAGCGAGCCGCGCTCGATTCCCCTCGACGACCTCGCCGTGCTGATCCTGGCGACGGCCCAGGCGTCGTATACGCACAGCGTTCTCTCGGAAGCGGCGAAGCGCAATGTGGCCGTCGTTCTCTTCGATGAAAAATCCATGCCCTTGGCGCTTCTGGCCCCGCTGGCAGGGCATTCCCTGCATCCTCAGACCCTCCGGCTTCAGATCGCGGCGCTTCAATCACGGCCGCTGGTCAAGCGTCTTTGGAAGGGCATCATCGCGGCGAAGGTCCGCGCGCAAGGCGCCGTGCTGCAGCGGCTGGACGGCTCAGACGGCGGCGTGGCGCTGCTGGCGCGGCGCGTGCGCTCCGGCGACGCCTCCAACGTGGAGGCGCAGGCGGCCCGCGCCTATTGGCCGCGCCTCTTTCGTCTCGAATCGTTCCGAAGGGAACCGGGAGCGCCCATCCCGCCCAACCATCTGCTCGATTACGGGTATGCGGTATTGCGGGGGATCCTGGCGCGGGCCGTGGTTGGCGCGGGCCTCCATCCCGCGCTCGGCATCCATCATCGCCACCGCGAAAACGCGTGCGCGCTGGCGGACGACCTCATGGAGCCGTTTCGGCCGCTTGTGGATGAAACGGTGGCCCGCATGGTCCGGAGCGAGGGTCCCGAGCTGCCGCTGGACCGCGAACGAAAACGCCGGCTCATCGAACCGCTGCTGGGAAGGTACACCTACCGCGAAGAGCAGCGGACACTGTTTGATATTGCCTCGATGATGGCGGCTCAACTGGTGCGGATTTTCGCGGGCGATGAGGCCGATCTGGAGGTCCCGCTAGTTTTTGGATAG